The candidate division KSB1 bacterium DNA segment GTTCTCGATCGTGAGTCCGAACTGAACGGCGAGTGCCAGCTCCGCAATCATCTCGCCCGCGTCGGAGGCCAGAATATGGGCCCCAAGGATCTTCCGTGTGTTCTTGTCTGCTACAAGCTTGACGAAACCACGCGTGTCGCGCGCGGCAAGCGCACGGGGGATATGCTCAAGAGGCAACTCTGAGCTAATCGGCTCCATCCCCTGGAATCGGATTTCCTCCTCGGTGAGCCCAACCGACGCCACCTGCGGATCCGTAAAAGTGACCTTGGGCACTGCCGTGAGATCGAACGGCAGGGTATTGCCAGTCAGGGCGTTCTCCGCAGCCGTCACAGTGGCGGCATGACCGTCCTGGCTGAAGCGTACGGTGTACCCGCCGTTCCGCTCAACCCGCTCAATCGTCACCCCAGAATGGATCCCCATTCCTTCAGACGCCATGTACTCGGCCAGCGCGTTGCCAATTGCTGGATCCTCGGCAGGCACGATCCGTGGCAGCGCCTCCAG contains these protein-coding regions:
- a CDS encoding FAD-dependent oxidoreductase, whose amino-acid sequence is ETGYLDSTSAMDLETLPRSLIVFGASAVGLELAQMFSRLGVRVTILEALPRIVPAEDPAIGNALAEYMASEGMGIHSGVTIERVERNGGYTVRFSQDGHAATVTAAENALTGNTLPFDLTAVPKVTFTDPQVASVGLTEEEIRFQGMEPISSELPLEHIPRALAARDTRGFVKLVADKNTRKILGAHILASDAGEMIAELALAVQFGLTIENLTSVFHPYLTLSEGIKLAAQTFDKDVAKLSCCAG